A window of the Oncorhynchus mykiss isolate Arlee chromosome 15, USDA_OmykA_1.1, whole genome shotgun sequence genome harbors these coding sequences:
- the LOC110511067 gene encoding splicing factor 45 isoform X1 — protein sequence MSLYDDMGVGSATSDTKTEGWSKNFKLLQSQLKVKKAALTQAKSQRMKQGTVLAPVIDLKRGGSADDRQIIDTPPHIAAGLKDTAPSGFPSGDALIPLADEYDPMFPNDYEKVVKRHREERQRQREQERLKEIEDREKKRKDRHEGSSAPSGFSRFPAAEGESDEEEEDYEKEKRKRSMGGAAIAPPSSLVDSRDSSSYSYEDEMRPSRGSKAAIPPPMYEDSERPRSPPGGPTNSFLANMGGTVAHKIMQKYGFREGQGLGKHEQGLSTALSVEKTSKRGGKIIIGDATEKTPGSSSQTAAAEPLGWGSASIVDPSKKSEANPLTEILKCPTKVVLLRNMVGRGEVDEDLEGETKEECEKYGKVIKCVIFEIAQVTDDEAVRIFLEFERVESAIKAVVDLNGRFFGGRVVKACFYNQDKFRVLDLGEQM from the exons ATGTCGCTTTACGACGACATGGGTGTCGGGAGTGCGACCAGTGACACCAAGACCGAGGGCTGGTCCAAGAATTTTAAGCTACTGCAATCACAGCTGAAAGTAAAGAAGGCAGCTCTGACTCAGGCTAAG AGTCAGCGGATGAAGCAGGGTACTGTCCTGGCACCAGTTATTGACTTAAAGAGAGGAGGTTCGGCTGATGACAGACAGATAATAGACACACCCCCACACATTGCAGCAGGACTCAAG gACACAGCACCCAGCGGGTTCCCCTCGGGGGACGCGCTAATCCCCCTGGCTGATGAGTATGACCCCATGTTCCCCAACGACTACGAGAAGGTGGTGAAGAGACACCGtgaggagaggcagaggcagagagagcaggaACGACTGAaggagatagaggacagagagaa gaagaggaaggacagacACGAGGGCAGCAGCGCTCCGAGTGGATTCTCCCGCTTCCCCGCGGCAGAGGGAGAgtctgatgaggaggaggaggactatgagaaggagaagaggaaaagGA GTATGGGTGGAGCAGCCATCGCCCCACCCTCCTCACTCGTGGATAGTAGAGACA GCTCGTCATACTCCTATGAGGATGAGATGCGACCCTCCCGTGGTTCTAAAGCAGCCATCCCTCCCCCCATGTACGAGGACTCCGAACGCCCCCGCTCACCACCTGGCGGTCCCACCAACTCATTCCTGGCCAACATGGG AGGGACCGTGGCCCATAAGATCATGCAGAAGTATGGCTTCCGGGAGGGCCAGGGGCTGGGCAAACACGAGCAGGGTCTCAGCACGGCCCTGTCTGTAGAGAAGACCAGCAAGAGGGGTGGCAAGATCATCATAGGAGACGCCACTGAGAAGA CACCAGGATCCAGTAGCCAGACGGCAGCAGCTGAGCCTTTAGGCTGGGGCTCGGCTTCAATAG TGGACCCCTCCAAGAAGTCAGAGGCCAACCCCCTCACAGAGATCCTCAAATGCCCCACCAAAGTCGTgctgctacgg aacaTGGTGGgcagaggagaggtggatgaaGATTTGGAAGGGGAGACCAAAGAAGAGTGTGAGAAATACGGCAAGGTCATCAAGTGTGTCATCTTTGAG ATTGCTCAGGTGACAGATGATGAAGCAGTGAGGATATTTCTGGAGTTTGAGAGAGTCGAGTCAGCCATCAAAG CTGTGGTGGATCTGAACGGGAGGTTCTTTGGTGGTCGGGTGGTAAAAGCCTGTTTCTATAACCAGGATAAGTTCAGAGTGTTGGACCTGGGAGAGCAGATGTGA
- the LOC110511067 gene encoding splicing factor 45 isoform X2 has translation MSLYDDMGVGSATSDTKTEGWSKNFKLLQSQLKVKKAALTQAKSQRMKQGTVLAPVIDLKRGGSADDRQIIDTPPHIAAGLKDTAPSGFPSGDALIPLADEYDPMFPNDYEKVVKRHREERQRQREQERLKEIEDREKKRKDRHEGSSAPSGFSRFPAAEGESDEEEEDYEKEKRKRSMGGAAIAPPSSLVDSRDSSSYSYEDEMRPSRGSKAAIPPPMYEDSERPRSPPGGPTNSFLANMGGTVAHKIMQKYGFREGQGLGKHEQGLSTALSVEKTSKRGGKIIIGDATEKMDPSKKSEANPLTEILKCPTKVVLLRNMVGRGEVDEDLEGETKEECEKYGKVIKCVIFEIAQVTDDEAVRIFLEFERVESAIKAVVDLNGRFFGGRVVKACFYNQDKFRVLDLGEQM, from the exons ATGTCGCTTTACGACGACATGGGTGTCGGGAGTGCGACCAGTGACACCAAGACCGAGGGCTGGTCCAAGAATTTTAAGCTACTGCAATCACAGCTGAAAGTAAAGAAGGCAGCTCTGACTCAGGCTAAG AGTCAGCGGATGAAGCAGGGTACTGTCCTGGCACCAGTTATTGACTTAAAGAGAGGAGGTTCGGCTGATGACAGACAGATAATAGACACACCCCCACACATTGCAGCAGGACTCAAG gACACAGCACCCAGCGGGTTCCCCTCGGGGGACGCGCTAATCCCCCTGGCTGATGAGTATGACCCCATGTTCCCCAACGACTACGAGAAGGTGGTGAAGAGACACCGtgaggagaggcagaggcagagagagcaggaACGACTGAaggagatagaggacagagagaa gaagaggaaggacagacACGAGGGCAGCAGCGCTCCGAGTGGATTCTCCCGCTTCCCCGCGGCAGAGGGAGAgtctgatgaggaggaggaggactatgagaaggagaagaggaaaagGA GTATGGGTGGAGCAGCCATCGCCCCACCCTCCTCACTCGTGGATAGTAGAGACA GCTCGTCATACTCCTATGAGGATGAGATGCGACCCTCCCGTGGTTCTAAAGCAGCCATCCCTCCCCCCATGTACGAGGACTCCGAACGCCCCCGCTCACCACCTGGCGGTCCCACCAACTCATTCCTGGCCAACATGGG AGGGACCGTGGCCCATAAGATCATGCAGAAGTATGGCTTCCGGGAGGGCCAGGGGCTGGGCAAACACGAGCAGGGTCTCAGCACGGCCCTGTCTGTAGAGAAGACCAGCAAGAGGGGTGGCAAGATCATCATAGGAGACGCCACTGAGAAGA TGGACCCCTCCAAGAAGTCAGAGGCCAACCCCCTCACAGAGATCCTCAAATGCCCCACCAAAGTCGTgctgctacgg aacaTGGTGGgcagaggagaggtggatgaaGATTTGGAAGGGGAGACCAAAGAAGAGTGTGAGAAATACGGCAAGGTCATCAAGTGTGTCATCTTTGAG ATTGCTCAGGTGACAGATGATGAAGCAGTGAGGATATTTCTGGAGTTTGAGAGAGTCGAGTCAGCCATCAAAG CTGTGGTGGATCTGAACGGGAGGTTCTTTGGTGGTCGGGTGGTAAAAGCCTGTTTCTATAACCAGGATAAGTTCAGAGTGTTGGACCTGGGAGAGCAGATGTGA
- the LOC110490350 gene encoding 6-phosphofructo-2-kinase/fructose-2,6-bisphosphatase 3, giving the protein MLTQNRIQKIWIPSKDDKPAVPRRLTGVPHLANPPTVIVMVGLPARGKTYMSRKLTRYLNWIGMPTKVFNVGEYRREAVKNYSSYDFFKADNESAVKIRQQCALAALMDVKSYLTEEGGQVAVFDATNTTRERRDMILDFGSENGFKIFFIESVCDDPSVIATNITEVKVSCPDYQDCNKTDAMEDFHKRIECYRVHYEPLDPDQYDRSLSFIKVIDVGRRFLVNRIQDHVQSKIVYYLMNIHVQPRVIYLCRHGESMHNLQGRLGGDSGLSPRGRKFSGALSMFVNEQNLTDLKVWTNQMCCSIQTAESLGVPYEQWKALNEIDAGVCEEMTYNEVKEKYPEEFALRDQDKYYYRYPTGESYQDLVQRVEPVIMELERQENVLVICHQAVMRCLLAYFLDKSAEEMPYLKCPLHTVLKLTPIAYGCKVESISLNVEAVNTHRERPEEMKKYPGTLIRRNSVTPLTSPEPNIKKPRIDGLDEPLEELPPSPMSLCTPSHLTLAGQNMKRKSNNRHEILQLC; this is encoded by the exons ATGCTTACTCAGAACAGGATACAAAAGATCTGGATTCCTTCAAAGGATGACAAACCGGCAGTCCCCCGGCGAT tgaCAGGGGTCCCCCATCTGGCCAACCCCCCCACAGTGATTGTGATGGTGGGTCTGCCAGCCAGGGGGAAGACCTATATGTCCAGGAAACTCACCCGATACCTCAATTGGATCGGCATGCCCACCAAAG TCTTCAACGTGGGAGAGTATCGCAGAGAAGCAGTCAAGAACTACAGCTCGTATGACTTCTTCAAGGCTGACAACGAGAGTGCcgtgaagatcagaca ACAATGTGCCTTAGCAGCTCTGATGGACGTTAAGTCTTACCTGACAGAGGAGGGAGGCCAGGTTGCAGTCTTCGATGCCACCAACACCACTCGTGAGAGACGAGACATGATCCTGGACTTCGGCAGTGAGAACGGCTTCAAG ATCTTCTTCATCGAGTCGGTGTGTGATGATCCCAGCGTCATCGCCACAAATATCACG GAAGTGAAGGTGTCCTGCCCAGACTACCAGGACTGCAACAAGACAGACGCCATGGAGGACTTCCATAAGAGGATAGAGTGTTACAGGGTTCACTACGAACCCCTGGACCCAGACCAGTACGACAG GAGCCTGTCCTTCATCAAAGTGATAGATGTAGGCAGAAGGTTCCTGGTGAACCGGATCCAGGACCACGTCCAGAGTAAGATCGTCTACTACCTGATGAACATCCACGTCCAGCCCAGAGTCATCTACCTGTGTCGCCATGGAGAGAGCATGCACAACCTGCAGGGACGCCTGGGGGGAGACTCAGGGCTGTCGCCAAGGGGGAGAAAG TTTTCTGGGGCGTTGTCGATGTTTGTTAACGAGCAGAACTTGACGGATCTGAAGGTGTGGACCAATCAGATGTGTTGCAGCATCCAGACTGCTGAGAGCCTGGGAGTGCCCTACGAACAGTGGAAGGCCCTCAACGAGATAGACgct GGGGTGTGTGAGGAGATGACGTACAATGAGGTGAAGGAGAAGTACCCTGAGGAGTTTGCTCTGAGAGACCAGGACAAGTATTACTACCGCTACCCCACAGGAGAG tcctaTCAGGACCTGGTCCAGCGGGTGGAACCAGTGATCATGGAGCTGGAGAGACAGGAGAACGTTCTGGTTATCTGTCACCAGGCTGTGATGCGCTGTCTCCTGGCTTACTTCCTGGATAAGAGTGCAGAAGAGATGCCCTACCTGAAGTGTCCCCTTCACACGGTGCTGAAGCTCACCCCCATTGCCTATG GCTGCAAGGTAGAGTCCATCTCGCTCAACGTGGAAGCGGTgaacacccacagagagagaccagaggagatgAAGAAGTATCCTGGGACTCTGATCAGGAGGAACAGTGTGACCCCCCTGACCAGCCCCGAGCCCAACATCAAGAAACCTCGCATCGACGGCCTGGACGAACCCCTCGAGGAGCTGCCCCCCTCGCCCATGTCCCTCTGTACTCCTTCCCACCTCACCTTGGCCGGACAg AACATGAAGAGAAAGTCCAACAATCGCCATGAGATCCTGCAGCTCTGCTAA